From Rhodohalobacter mucosus:
TCAGCTCCCCTGGCTGCAGCAAGCTCTTCAAGCTGAGCCTGAGTGAGCATTCCGGGCATATCATGGTGGTTGTGCGTTCCCATGTCGCTATGATCCATTTCGCCATGATCCATCTTTTGATGGTCATCTTCGCCTGTATCATGCTGATCATGATGCATATCATCTGAATCCGGTTGCTCCATGGTAATGGTAAGGTTCAGACCGTCGATATTAACAATCGGAACAGGCTGATTTCTTTCCTTCAGCCATGTCTGCATGGTCGCAATCTCGTCTTTTTGTGCATTGATAATCCGGGCTGCGAGGGTCTGGATGGTAGGACTTGCTCCATTTTCCGGAGCCAGGTCGGACATAACAAGTGCCTGGGCGTGGTGACCAATCATGCCGGTCATGAAATCCACATCAGCCTGGGTAAAATTCATTTTTGATTCCTGGATTCTGGTCCAGTAAAGGTCTTCGAGCTCTTCGGCAGAACGTTCCTGAGCCACTGTTAAGTCAGTAAGCATGAACGTTAGAGCAAACAGCATGCAGATGTGGAAAATGTACTTCATGTTAAATAAGCTCATACTAGCGTAAATTTAAAGGTTTCGATCTCCCGTCGATAACGAATATATCTGATATTCATTGAGTCAAGATTATAGAGCGATAACAATTCTGAAGCAAATTAGCCTTTAATCTAATTTTTTCAGAAAGAAGGTGAGAGTAAAAATTTTTAAAACATGCTGGTTTCTCTAAATAATCCAAGCAGAAGCACATTCCGGACAGGAGGGGATCAAAAAATACTGCCATGTTAAGAAAAAGATGGGCCTGGCACATAAAAAATTAGCAGCCCTCCTTTCAAAGAGAGCTGCTAAATATCATCTACAGACGGCTATTACCCCATTTGCACTCTAAACATAGGTTTATCAACCCGGTATGGCAATAGGTAAAAGATCGTAATTTGACTACGTAGAACTACGTAGTGCACGTTTTACGTAATATTAGCCTCTTCCAGTGCAAAGCGAACCAGTGCAGCTGTATTCTTCAATTCCAGCTTATTCATCAGATTGGATCGGTGCGTTTCGACGGTTCGTGTACTGATGTAAAGAATTTTTGCAATTTCGGGACTTGTGTATCCTTCAACGATCAGTTTAAGAATTTCACGCTCCCGCTTTGTGATCTGTCTGACTGGTTTGGACGTGGTTTTTTTGGCCTGATCTGCATATCGGCCAATCATCAGCTGGGATATGGATTTACTGAATGCCTGCTCGCCGTTTGCAACCGTCAACACAGACTGGATGAGCTCATCGGATGTACAGTTCTTCGTAAGGTATCCTTTTACGCCTGCTTTGAGCGATTGATTGAGATGAGAGATGTCGGTGGAATATGTGAGTACAATCACAGGTACATCTTCATTGATCTTTCGCAACTTCAGAAGCAGATCGTGAATATTGGCATCAGCAATATTGGACGAAATAAGACAGAGGGAGTCCGGGTTTTTTTTGAATGCAGAAATCAGTTCTTTCCCGTTTTTGGCAGCCTCAAAAAGCGTAAACTTGCCATACCCGGTAAGAACAGAGTGCAGTCCACGACGATAAATGTCGTAACTGTCTGCAACTAAAACCTTTATTTTGTCCATGTAAGCCAACTTTCGTTGAGTGGGACACAGAATATACTTGTTTATTTCAAAATGTAAAGAGTAAAATATTTTAAGAATGTTACCGCTCTTTATGAAAAAGCTGAATTTATACTCATTGCAATTCGGAGTTCCGTCATTTTATGTATCATTGCATCCATGTTTTGGAAAAAGAAGAAATCCCGGATCACCCGAATTTCGTGTGGTGATCTGGACGTTGAAGTAAGGCAGAAACAGATCAGGAATTTTTATCTGAGAGTGTATCCTGACGAAGGCAACGTTGTGCTCAGTGCACCCATTGGGGCAGCACTGGCCGAGATGGAAGCATTTATAGAGAATAAAAGGGAGTGGATTTCCAGACACCTGTCTCAGAAGAAACGGAGGCAGACGATTGATACACTGCGTGCCCGTGAAGGTGAGACTGTACCGGTATGGGGAGTACAGAACAGAGTACGATATAAAAGAACCAAACCCCGATCGGCAAATGTTTACGCGGATGAAACGCTAATGCTCGGCCTGTTAAAAGGTGATGGAGAGGCTGAAGTGCACCGCCTGCTGTGTGAGTTTTACCGCAAAGAGATGAAGCAGAAGATTCCTGAGATCATATCAGTGTATGAACAAAGAATGGGTGTTCGCGTAAATGAGTTTGGTGTAAAGAAAATGAAAACAAGATGGGGCAGCTGCAACACGAGGGCAAACAGAATATGGCTCAACCTGGAGCTTGCTCTTTATTCACCGTCTGTTCTGGAGTTTGTGGTTGTACACGAAATGGTGCATCTCCTTGAGCGTCTGCATAACAGGAGATTTTATCGGTTTATGGACCACTACCTTCCCGATTGGAGGAAACAGGATGGGCTGCTGAAAAACGGCCACGAAATATGCTAGATGTTGAATTTTTTAACTTACTGTGCTCCATAGTTTTAAATAAAAAAAGCGATTTTCTGCCTTGCGAATGAACTTTGCGCCTCTCTGCACTGTTGGGTCGAAAGTGAAACCAAAAGCGGTTTCACAAACCTAAACTAACCAAATAACATTATGGATCTAATAAGTCTTTTGGGCAACTCGACCTTCGAAAATTACGTAGGTGCAGGATCCGGCTTCACAGAGATGGCGTACCAGATGTCGTCACACGTACTGACGCTCGGTTATGCCGTTATGCTTGCCGGCCTGCTCTATTTCGTTCTAACTATTAAAACTGTCGCACCGAAATACAGAATTTCATCTGTTCTTTCTGTGGTTGTAATGGTTTCAGCTTTTCTGCTGCTTCTTGTACAGCAACAAAACTGGACCGGCGCAATGATTTACGACGCTGAATCAGCGAGATATATTCTCGGTGATGGAAATGACCTGTTTAATAACGGGTACAGATATCTGAATTGGCTGATTGATGTACCGATGCTGCTGTTTCAGATTCTTTTTGTTGTTACGCTAACGAAAAGCAGTTTCAGTTCAATACGAAACGGCTTCTGGTTTTCCGGTACAGGTATGATTGTGACCGGTTATATCGGACAGTATTATGAAGTAACCAGCCCTTCCACATTTTTCATCTGGGGCTTTATTTCAACTCTTTTCTTCTTCCACATTCTGTGGCTGATGAAGAAAGTAATTACAGAAGGTAAAGAAGGCGCACCACCGGCAGCGCAAAAATACCTGGGTTCTATCTGGACTCTCTTTCTTGTTACCTGGATGCTCTATCCGGGCGCTTACCTGATGCCGTACCTCTTTAGCCTTGGTTTGGAGCCGGCTCTCACAGAGACAGCTGTAGTAGCGCGTCATATTACCTACACAGTAGCTGATATCGGATCAAAAGTGATTTACGGTATCCTGTTGACGCTGACAGCTCAGGAAATGAGTAAAGCGGAAGGATACGATTATGAAAAAATGGAAAATGCTCTCTAAGCAGAGATAATTCATTTTTGGTTAATGAGTAAGAGCTCTGGCCGTTACGGTCAGGGCTCTTTTTTTATACTGTTAATATCACCATGGTTTGAATATCGACACATCTGTTGCGTTACTGTCTTATATTTAGCGCCATGATGCATTTAGTTCGATACTTGATCACATTACCCGTATTGCTTGCCGTAATCTTTCAGGGGTCAAGCGTTTATGGACAAGTAACCTTAACACCCGGATCAGGAGAACAGGGAGCCCCCATCCAGTACTCGGTACTGCCGGTTGCAGGTTATACGTCGGATATTGGCCTGTTTGGAGGCGGACTATTCCAGAGGATCAATTACGGGAGCAAACCATATAAGCCATTTCTGAGCAGGCTTCAGGTTGATATGATAGGTTCATTCAGGGGCGAATTGCAGGCACAGGCCGCCTATGAGCATACGCAGGCGTTCAACGGGAGAGTACGCAGCAGGCTCAGCATGAATCTTTTTCGCTCCTCAATCAGCCATTTCTTTGGTCTTGGAAATAACGCCCCCTATTCTGAAGACCTGTACAACCAGGACTACTTTTTTTTCAAGAACCAGAACATCTCCCTCGGCTGGAGAGTCAGAAAAGTGATTACGGAGTACGGGTTTAACGGCACTCTTGAACTTTTTTCAGACCTTGAGGCATCTTTTTTCAAGACGACATCTATTGATGAGAATT
This genomic window contains:
- a CDS encoding M48 family metallopeptidase; translated protein: MFWKKKKSRITRISCGDLDVEVRQKQIRNFYLRVYPDEGNVVLSAPIGAALAEMEAFIENKREWISRHLSQKKRRQTIDTLRAREGETVPVWGVQNRVRYKRTKPRSANVYADETLMLGLLKGDGEAEVHRLLCEFYRKEMKQKIPEIISVYEQRMGVRVNEFGVKKMKTRWGSCNTRANRIWLNLELALYSPSVLEFVVVHEMVHLLERLHNRRFYRFMDHYLPDWRKQDGLLKNGHEIC
- a CDS encoding response regulator transcription factor yields the protein MDKIKVLVADSYDIYRRGLHSVLTGYGKFTLFEAAKNGKELISAFKKNPDSLCLISSNIADANIHDLLLKLRKINEDVPVIVLTYSTDISHLNQSLKAGVKGYLTKNCTSDELIQSVLTVANGEQAFSKSISQLMIGRYADQAKKTTSKPVRQITKREREILKLIVEGYTSPEIAKILYISTRTVETHRSNLMNKLELKNTAALVRFALEEANIT
- a CDS encoding DUF305 domain-containing protein; the encoded protein is MSLFNMKYIFHICMLFALTFMLTDLTVAQERSAEELEDLYWTRIQESKMNFTQADVDFMTGMIGHHAQALVMSDLAPENGASPTIQTLAARIINAQKDEIATMQTWLKERNQPVPIVNIDGLNLTITMEQPDSDDMHHDQHDTGEDDHQKMDHGEMDHSDMGTHNHHDMPGMLTQAQLEELAAARGAEFDRKFLSFMIQHHEGAVIMVTDLFDSDGAALDEQAFRLASDIQVDQITEIERMKLMLSQMSDAP
- a CDS encoding bacteriorhodopsin, giving the protein MDLISLLGNSTFENYVGAGSGFTEMAYQMSSHVLTLGYAVMLAGLLYFVLTIKTVAPKYRISSVLSVVVMVSAFLLLLVQQQNWTGAMIYDAESARYILGDGNDLFNNGYRYLNWLIDVPMLLFQILFVVTLTKSSFSSIRNGFWFSGTGMIVTGYIGQYYEVTSPSTFFIWGFISTLFFFHILWLMKKVITEGKEGAPPAAQKYLGSIWTLFLVTWMLYPGAYLMPYLFSLGLEPALTETAVVARHITYTVADIGSKVIYGILLTLTAQEMSKAEGYDYEKMENAL